TGCGCCCGGACATGACCACCGACTCCCTTCAGCTGTTCCTGAAGGACATCGGCAAGGTCCGGCTCCTCACCGCCCAGGAGGAGGTCGATCTCGCCAAGCGCATCGAGCGCGGCGACCTCGACGCCAAGCAGAAGATGGTCGAGTCGAACCTCCGCCTGGTCGTCTCGATCGCCAAGAACTACCGCAACCAGGGCCTGCCGTTCCTGGACCTCATCCAGGAGGGCACGCTCGGCCTCGTCCGCGCGGCGGAGAAGTTCGACTACCGCAAGGGCTTCAAGTTCTCGACCTACGCGACCTGGTGGATCCGCCAGGCGATCGCCCGCGCGCTCGCCGACAAGGCGCGCACGATCCGCATCCCGGTCCACGTCGTCGAGAAGCTGAACAAGATCGGCCGCGCCGAGCGCAAGCTCGTCACCGAGCTGGGCCGCGAGCCCACCGCGGAGGAGATCGCTGAGGTCACCGGGATCGACCCCGAAGAGGTCGACTCGATCAAGCGCTCCGCCCAGGCGCCGGTCTCGCTCGAGAAGCCGGTCGGCGACGAGGAGGAGTCGGAGTTCGGCCAGTTCATCGCCGACGAGCGTGCGGAGTCCCCGTACGAGCGCGCGGCGGAGATCCTCACGAAGGAAGCCCTCCGTGAGGCGCTGGAGAACCTCTCCTACCGCGAGCGCCGCGTGCTGGAGCTGCGCTACGGCCTCGGCGGCGAGCACCCGCGCACGCTGGACGAGGTCGGCCGCACGTTCAACGTGACGCGCGAGCGGATCCGCCAGATCGAGAACCAGTCGCTCAAGAAGCTGCAGTCCCTCGCGGAGGCCCAGAAGCTCCGCGACGTCGCCTGACCCGCGACCCGCGCCCGAACACATAGGCAGTACACGGAAGACCCGCTTCACGGCGGGTCTTCCGCGTTTCGTCCAATAACGCGCGAACCCCCTTCACCCGGAATGGGGAGGGTCGATCACTTGGACGTGTCCTTCGATCTCAACCGCGCCCTGGGCAAGCTCATCGAGCTGAACGGGTCCGACCTGCACCTCAAGGTCCCGTCGCAGCCGCTCTGCCGTGTGGACGGCGATCTCGTGCCGATCCCCGGCGCCGAGCCGCTGAGCGCCGAGGACACCGACGGCGCCGTCCGGATGATGCTCGGCGACGACACCACCAAGCTCGCGGAGTTTGACTCCGAGGGCGAGTGCGACTTCGCCTACGCCGTCGCCGGCCTTGCGCGATTCCGTGTCAATGCGTTCCGGCAGCGCGGAAGTGTGTCGATCGTCATGCGCGCGATCCCGTACGGGATCAAGACGATCGAGGAGCTCGACCTCCCGCCGGTCATCCGCGAGCTGGCCGAGGAGGAGCGCGGGATCGTGCTGCTGACCGGCACGACGGGCTCCGGCAAGTCGACGACGCTGGCGTCGATGATCGACCACATCAACTCGACCCGCGCCCGCCACGTCGTGACGGTCGAGGACCCGATCGAGTTCCTGCACGTCGACAAGCGCTCGGTGATCAACCAGCGCGAGGTCGGCATGGACACCCAGAACTTCAAGGCCGCCCTGCGCCGCGTCCTGCGCCAGGACCCGGACGTGATCCTGATCGGCGAGATGCGCGACGAGGAGACCGTCCAGACGGCGCTGTCCGCTGCGGAGACCGGCCACCTCGTGTTCTCGACCGTCCACACCGTGGACGCCGCCGAGACCGTCAACCGCCTGATCGAGTTCTTCCCGCCGCACATGCACAACCAGGTGCGCGCGATGATCGCCGGCACGCTGAAGGGCGCGGTGTCGCAGCGCCTGGTGCCGACGTCCGACGGCAGGGGCCGCGTCGCGGTGTGCGAGGTGCTGCGCATGACCGGGCGGGTCAAGGACATGATCATGGACCCGCAGCAGACCGGCAAGCTCCCCGAGGTCATCGCCGACGGCGGCTACTACGGGATGCAGACGTTCGACCAGGCGTTGTTCCATCACTTGAAGGCCGGGCGGATCTCGATGGACGAGGCGATGAACTTCGCGTCGTCGCCGCACGACTTCAAGCTGCTGGTCGCCGCCGACGGCCGCCGCGGGACCACGATGGACGACCTCACGCAGGCCGAGGACCAGCGGACCGAGGCGTCGACGTTCGGCCTCGGCGGCAGCGCGCTGCGGTAGTCCGCGTCGTCTCGGGAGCGACCCCTAGGGGTTGGTGTGCGGCTAACCGCCTTGCCGGACCGGCGTAGGTCCGGAAGGGTGTGCGCCAGACATGCAGACGACACTGGCGCAGTACAAAGAGACGCAGTCCAGCGACGCCTTCGCGCTTCAGAACTCGAAGCTGTTGAAGGTCTCGCTCGCGGGCCACACGATCCAGGCCAAGTTGGGGTCCATGGTCGCCTACCAGGGCGACGTGACCTTCGAGCACGCGGGGTCCGGCGGGATGTCGCGGATGCTCAAGAAGGCCGTGACCGGCGAGGGCCAGGACCTCATGAAGGTCACGGGCTCCGGCGAGGTGTTCCTGGCGGACTCCGCGCAGGACGTGCACCTGGTCTACCTCGAGGGCGACAAGATCACGGTCAACGGGCCGAACCTGCTCGCGTTCGACACCGACATCGCGTGGGACATCGAGCGCATCAGGGGCGCCTCGGGGATGATGGGCGGCGGCCTGTGGAACATGTCGCTGCAGGGGACCGGCTTCGTGGCGATCCTGTCGGACGGCCCGCCGGTCCTGCTCAACGTGGCGAGCGCGCCGACGTTCGCCGACGCGCAGGCCGCGATCACGTGGTCGGGCGGCGTGACGACCGCGATGAAGACCGACGTCAAGATGAAGAACCTGATCGGCAGGGGCTCCGGCGAGTCGGTCCAGATGGCGTTCCAGGGCGAGGGCTGGGTGCTCGTGCAGCCGTCCGAGGGCCAGGTCGTGGCGAGCGGGCCGCAGGGCAGCAACGGCGGCGCGCTGGGGAGCCTCCTGGGCGGCTGAGCCCGGGGGATGCGGGCACTTCACCTTGTATAGTCATGGGTGAATGCCCGTAGATCCCACGTGTCCGGTCTGCCAGACGGCGGACATCATCTGCGGGAAGTGGACGCTGTTGCTGATCCGCGACCTCGCGGAGGGGCACTCCCGCTTCTGCGAGCTGGAGCGGTCGCTGGCCGGCATCTCGCCGCGCACGCTGTCGCTGCGGCTGCGCGCGCTGGAGGAAGAGGGCATCGTCGAGCGTCACACCTTCGGCGAGGTCCCGCCGCGGGTCGAGTACGCGCTGACGCCGAAGGGCGTCGCGCTGCTCCCGATCATCGAGGACATGCGCTCCTACGGCGCGACCTGGCTCGGCGCCGAGTGCGGCGCCTCCGACGCAGAAGCTCCGGCGCTCGACGCCGAAGCGATCGCCGCCGCGCTGTAACGCCTTCGGCATTACGCGGAGGCGGCGGGCGACGGGCTCCCGACCCGTCGCCACCTCCACCAACAACCAGGCGTACCCCTACGTCCTGTGCGGGAAGTTCGGATGCTGCAACGGCCTGGTGTCCCGAAACTTGTGGCTTCATTCGCAACATCGCGCGGATGGTCGGGTTCCGGTCTCGATGGCACGGATGCGTGCATGGGTTGCGGATGGGGGACGTCGGGCTAGCTTTGGGGGCGTGGTCGCCCCGTCGCTCACGCGGCGGCGTGCCCTCGCGCTGGGTGCTGCCGCTGGACTGTCCTCCGTCGTCACCGCGTCGACGCCCGCATGGGCGCGCAGCGGTGCGCTGACCCGTGCGTTCTCGTTGCCCGTCGCGCGGTCGGCCTTCGGGCGCGGCCGGGCGACCGACGTCCTGCGCGCGCCCGCGCGCTTCGACCTGCTCGGCGTCGCGGGAGCGGCGCGCAGCGGGCTGGGCCTGGAGGTCCGGGTCCGCGCGCGCGGCGGCGCCTGGTCGCCGTGGGTGCCGCTCGGCTCCGGGCACGACCACCGCCCGGACGCCGGAACCGGCGCGCACGCCTCGGACCCCGTCTGGGCCGGCGGCGCCGACGAGCTGCAGCTGCGCGCCGCGCGGCGGCCCGCGGGCGCGCTGAGCGTCCGGTTCGTCGCGGTCTCGCCGCAGATCCGTCGCATCGCCCGTCCGGCCCGTGCACATTCGTCGCAGTTGGGCGCGACGCCGACGATCATCCCGCGCAGCGCGTGGGGTGGGGACGGCGTCAGGCCGCGGGCCGCGCCGGACTACGGCGACGTGCAGGTCGCGTTCGTCCACCACACCGTCTCCGCGAACGACTACGCGCCCGAGGACTCCGCCGGCATCGTCCTGTCGATGGCCAAGTACCACCGCGACGTCAACGGGTGGAACGACTTGGGCTACAACTTCGTCGTCGACAAGTACGGGCAGATCTTCGAGGGCCGCGCGGGCGGCATCGACCAGGCCGTCATCGGCGCCCAGGCGCAGGGCTACAACTCGCACTCGACGGGGATCGCGAACATCGGGACGTTCACCGCCGTCGGCCAGACCGACGCGGCCCTGGATGCGTTGAGCAAGCTGATCGCTTGGAAGCTCCCACTGCACGGCTCACCCGTCGTCGGCCAGGTGACGCTGACGAGCGCCGGCGGCGAGGACAACAGGTACCGGTCGGGCACGCCGGTGACGTTCCAGCGGATCAGCGGCCACCGCGACGGCGACGCGACCGAGTGCCCCGGCGACGCGCTCTACGCGCAACTGCCAACGCTGCGCACGAAGACCGCGGCGATCGCGCCCGCGGTGACCGCGCCCGTCGCCACGACCGCCGCGCTGGCGATGTCGCCGCCCGCGGCGTCGGCCGTGTACGGCTCGAAGGTCAGCGTGAGCGGGACCCTGCACCGTGGCGACGGCACGCCGCTCGCCGGCCAGAGGGTGCTGCTCCAGAAGCAGGGCT
The sequence above is a segment of the Conexibacter woesei Iso977N genome. Coding sequences within it:
- a CDS encoding sigma-70 family RNA polymerase sigma factor; amino-acid sequence: MSVVELQELEEIKGLLARGQVTGVLTFAEIATAVSELDLDESDVEDLHGFLEKSEIELVEEIDPASTAANEVERAPDKRTRRRTQKALDLRPDMTTDSLQLFLKDIGKVRLLTAQEEVDLAKRIERGDLDAKQKMVESNLRLVVSIAKNYRNQGLPFLDLIQEGTLGLVRAAEKFDYRKGFKFSTYATWWIRQAIARALADKARTIRIPVHVVEKLNKIGRAERKLVTELGREPTAEEIAEVTGIDPEEVDSIKRSAQAPVSLEKPVGDEEESEFGQFIADERAESPYERAAEILTKEALREALENLSYRERRVLELRYGLGGEHPRTLDEVGRTFNVTRERIRQIENQSLKKLQSLAEAQKLRDVA
- a CDS encoding type IV pilus twitching motility protein PilT encodes the protein MSFDLNRALGKLIELNGSDLHLKVPSQPLCRVDGDLVPIPGAEPLSAEDTDGAVRMMLGDDTTKLAEFDSEGECDFAYAVAGLARFRVNAFRQRGSVSIVMRAIPYGIKTIEELDLPPVIRELAEEERGIVLLTGTTGSGKSTTLASMIDHINSTRARHVVTVEDPIEFLHVDKRSVINQREVGMDTQNFKAALRRVLRQDPDVILIGEMRDEETVQTALSAAETGHLVFSTVHTVDAAETVNRLIEFFPPHMHNQVRAMIAGTLKGAVSQRLVPTSDGRGRVAVCEVLRMTGRVKDMIMDPQQTGKLPEVIADGGYYGMQTFDQALFHHLKAGRISMDEAMNFASSPHDFKLLVAADGRRGTTMDDLTQAEDQRTEASTFGLGGSALR
- a CDS encoding AIM24 family protein, whose product is MQTTLAQYKETQSSDAFALQNSKLLKVSLAGHTIQAKLGSMVAYQGDVTFEHAGSGGMSRMLKKAVTGEGQDLMKVTGSGEVFLADSAQDVHLVYLEGDKITVNGPNLLAFDTDIAWDIERIRGASGMMGGGLWNMSLQGTGFVAILSDGPPVLLNVASAPTFADAQAAITWSGGVTTAMKTDVKMKNLIGRGSGESVQMAFQGEGWVLVQPSEGQVVASGPQGSNGGALGSLLGG
- a CDS encoding winged helix-turn-helix transcriptional regulator, yielding MPVDPTCPVCQTADIICGKWTLLLIRDLAEGHSRFCELERSLAGISPRTLSLRLRALEEEGIVERHTFGEVPPRVEYALTPKGVALLPIIEDMRSYGATWLGAECGASDAEAPALDAEAIAAAL
- a CDS encoding N-acetylmuramoyl-L-alanine amidase, with product MVAPSLTRRRALALGAAAGLSSVVTASTPAWARSGALTRAFSLPVARSAFGRGRATDVLRAPARFDLLGVAGAARSGLGLEVRVRARGGAWSPWVPLGSGHDHRPDAGTGAHASDPVWAGGADELQLRAARRPAGALSVRFVAVSPQIRRIARPARAHSSQLGATPTIIPRSAWGGDGVRPRAAPDYGDVQVAFVHHTVSANDYAPEDSAGIVLSMAKYHRDVNGWNDLGYNFVVDKYGQIFEGRAGGIDQAVIGAQAQGYNSHSTGIANIGTFTAVGQTDAALDALSKLIAWKLPLHGSPVVGQVTLTSAGGEDNRYRSGTPVTFQRISGHRDGDATECPGDALYAQLPTLRTKTAAIAPAVTAPVATTAALAMSPPAASAVYGSKVSVSGTLHRGDGTPLAGQRVLLQKQGSTGWVTIARTTSGSDGTWSAGVAWRATGKLRARAAVPGAADPAVTSPVSIACTPLLVAKTKTTRVKAGRSVPVSGTVRPLAPVVVTIEKQAADGTYKKVGTTTIRPRRAAFSSSIRLTRPGLYRLTPHTGSGHLKASAAALYVRAVRKQSAVPPVTGGTTASA